A region from the Spirochaeta thermophila DSM 6192 genome encodes:
- the ispF gene encoding 2-C-methyl-D-erythritol 2,4-cyclodiphosphate synthase, translating into MRIGMGYDSHRLKKGRPLVLGGVQIPSPRGEAGHSDGDVLLHAITDAIYGALAEGDIGTHFPPSDPRHKDKPSRFFLSHALDLMESRGLRIVNLDCTVILERPRLAPHREAIRASLSALLSLPPDAVSIKAKTKEGLDAAGRGKAIEAFAVLLLEARV; encoded by the coding sequence ATGAGAATCGGAATGGGTTACGACAGCCACAGACTCAAGAAAGGGCGCCCCCTCGTGCTGGGCGGTGTGCAGATACCCTCCCCTCGTGGGGAGGCAGGACACTCGGACGGGGACGTACTCCTCCATGCCATCACCGACGCCATCTACGGCGCCCTCGCGGAGGGAGATATAGGCACGCACTTTCCCCCTTCCGATCCTCGCCACAAGGACAAGCCCAGCAGGTTCTTCCTCTCGCACGCACTCGATCTCATGGAGTCCCGCGGTTTGCGTATCGTCAACCTGGACTGTACGGTGATCCTCGAACGTCCCAGGCTCGCCCCCCACAGGGAGGCCATCCGCGCCTCTCTCTCGGCGCTCCTCTCCCTCCCCCCCGATGCCGTCTCCATAAAAGCCAAGACAAAGGAAGGCCTCGACGCCGCCGGGCGAGGCAAGGCGATCGAGGCCTTTGCAGTGCTCCTGCTCGAAGCGAGGGTGTGA